The stretch of DNA TCCTATGGGTCACCGTTACAGCAGGCTTAACATGGTGGCTGATGGTCATACTGCCAGTGCTGCCGGCTATACAGCAGTTTGGAGCCGGCTCCATGATACTGTTCACGCTGCTGCTGAGCCTGCTACTCTTCGCCCTATTCATAATAAACTTCAACAAACTGAGCAAGCAGGCCGGAGCCTCACAGCAGGCCCAGGCTTAAGCCTCCTTTCGACATCGTTTTTTCAACCCTTTAACCCACTTTCTAATTCATGGGATGGCGAGTCATGCTAGATCTTCTCGTGCAAGCAGCGCACAGGATTTCGGGAATATTTAGGGGAATGTTTCACGAGCTAGCTGTAACCCTCAAGGCTATGATGTCTGGCCATGCAGTGGATACTCTGCAGATGGAGCTGGAGGAGCTTGAGAACGTTTTCGCAACCGTCATAATAGGGAGCCTGGCGGGCATGCCTCTGGCGCCTCTAGGCCTCGCTGTTGAGGTGGCTGGTTACATGGAGGAGGAGATATCGACGATGATCGAGAAGCACGCCAAGTATAGGGATGGGCTTGCGGCTTACGCGAGCCTAGGGGGCTAGAGAGCTATGAGTGGAGCAGGTATTGAGAAGCTAGTTGAGGATGTGGTACCCGCCATATCCAGTGGCGCAGGCCCTCATGTTGTGTTTGTTACTGGGAAGGGAGGGGTGGGGAAGACCACCGTCAGTATACTGCTGGGGACTCTCCTGTCAAGGGTTGGGGAGACTCTTGTAATAAGTCTTGACCAGGCTAAGCATTTGAAGGAGTACCTGGATTTGGAGGATGTTAACAGGGTTTACAATGTAAGGGGCGGCCTGTATGCCATGCAGTTCGACACAGGGAGGGATATAGACAGGCTCAGCTCCGAATACATGATGCTTATGAAGCGCATTATGCCTGGCCTTAAGGTGTTAAACCTCGACAAGACTGTAGAGATAGTAAAAACGCGCCGGGCCTTGAGGAGGAGGTGTACCTGAGGAAGATACTGGAGCTCTACAGAGACAGCAGGTTCAAGTATGTGGTTGTCGACACGCCCCCTACGGGGCTGACGCTTAGGATACTCAGCCTTCCCAGGCTATACACCTTCTGGCTGGAGAGCCTCATCGGCATCAGGGAAAGAATAGTTAGTTTAAGGTATGTTATAGCGAGGAGCATCGGGCGGGAGCCCGAGATGGATGATCCTGTACTGGACAAGCTGAGGGAGATGCAGGATAGGTACGCTAAGCTCTCGAATGATCTAGTGGAGAGGGAGAGGACCTCGTTCGCCATAGTGGCCACCCCAGAACCCCTACCCGTTTACGAGGCCCGGAAGACAGTCGAGTTTCTTGAGAGTATGGGGGCCAAGCCATCCATTATAGTTGTTAATAGAATACTTCCCGCTGAGATAGCGTCGCGCCTGGGAGTTTTAGAGGTTCAGTCTAAAGCTCTGAACGAGCTTAGGACTAGAGTATGTAGGAAGCCCTGTGTACTCGTTGAAATACCCATGGTGGAGACTGTTCCGAGTTCCTTGGAGGCGGTGTTAAACCTTGTAGAGAGGTCGAGGGGGCTTGTGCTAGAGTAGAGACGCTTACTGCTTACAATACGTTTTCCAGCGCGTCGGCCAGCAGCTCTTCTACCTTGTCGGCAGAAAGCCTGCCTTCAACTCTTAGGCTTGCGTAGCTCCCTCTACCGCCTCCGCGCCCTCCAACCTTCTTTATTACTATTTTCACTAGTGCTCCCAGATCGACCTTCTCGGCGGCCTTTGGGCCTGCGGCTATCTCAACCTGTGTGTTGCCTTCGTTTTCAACAACTAGAGCAGCTATGAGGTCCTCGTGCCTTGAAGTTAGCTTTCTGAGTATCTCTTGAACAGTCCTCCTATCCTTCTCGAGCGACTCTACAGCCAGGACCTTAACACCATTTACCCTCCTTGCCCTGGATATGTAGGCTTCTTCAATAGTCTTGACCCAGTAGTCCCTATACCTCTTGAGGTCCTCCCTGGCCTGCTCGAGACTGGCTATAAGGCCCTTAACCCTTGCCTCCTCCTGCCCCCGCGGCGCTTTTACGGCGTCTCCTATGCGGGCGAGCCTCTCCTCGAGCTCGCGGGCGTAGATGGCCACCCTATCCCCGGCTACATACTCTAAACGTACAACTCCGTCTTGTATCCTCGAGTAGGATATTATCTTGAAACCCCCTATTTCCCCCGTGTTCCTAACGTGGGTTCCGAAGCAGGCCTCAACATCCCAGTCTTCCACGAACACTAGCCTAAGCCTCTTCTCCATGGGTACTCCGCCTTGGTATATTGTGAAACCATACTTCTCCTCCGCCTCATTCTTGTCCACCATGTCCTCCCAGACCCTCCGCCTCTCCCTTATAACCTGGTTTACAACGTTCTCGAGCTTCTCTATATCATCCCTGGTCAGCGGTCTGTGGTGGGTTATGTCGAGCCTGCCCTTCTCCTCAGTCTTCTCAGCTCCAGCCTGCCATGCGTGGCGGCCTAGCACCCTCCTGGCGGCCGCTATGAGCACGTGGGTGACTGTGTGGTGTCTCATTATCGAGTAACGCCTCTCCCAGTCTATCTCCATCCAGACCTCGTCACCTGGCTCGGCGGCTATCTCCCTCTCGGCCACGTGGACGATGGCGTCACCCACCTTCTGGACGTCAATTATCCTGTACTGCTGGTTGTTAACCCTTATCACGCCCGTGTCGTGTATCTGGCCTCCCCCTGTCGGGTAGAATATTGTCGAGTCTGCTACGAGATATCGGCCCTTAACCCCCAGCACCCGGGCTTTCCAGGCCTTGGCGTAGGGGTCCTCATGGAAAACCCTCCTAGTCTCCCCGAATCTCCTCGCCCACTCCTCCACATCCCTAGGGAGCCCCGTCTCATCGAAGCCATAGCCCCTAATCTTCTCAGGCCCCCTGTGCCTGGCGGCTACTAGAGAGTAGAAGTTGTGGGGGACCTCGACAGGCGCCCCCCTGCTCGCGGCTATCTCGGCGGCTATCTCAGGCGGCACGCCCATGCTGTCGTAGAGCCTTATCAGGTCATCCACTCCAAGCCTCTTCTTCCTCTTCAACTCCCTCTCCACGATACTCCTAGCCTTCCTCAAGACATCGCGGAATCTCTCCTCCTCAAGCGATACAGCATCGAGTATATAGTCTAGGTTCTCCTTCAGCTGGGGGAAGTCTCTCATCCAGAATCTCGCCTGCCTCTCTACAAGATCGACTAGCGGGA from Aeropyrum pernix K1 encodes:
- a CDS encoding ArsA-related P-loop ATPase, which gives rise to MSGAGIEKLVEDVVPAISSGAGPHVVFVTGKGGVGKTTVSILLGTLLSRVGETLVISLDQAKHLKEYLDLEDVNRVYNVRGGLYAMQFDTGRDIDRLSSEYMMLMKRIMPGLKVLNLDKTVEIVKTRRALRRRCT
- a CDS encoding ArsA family ATPase — protein: MYLRKILELYRDSRFKYVVVDTPPTGLTLRILSLPRLYTFWLESLIGIRERIVSLRYVIARSIGREPEMDDPVLDKLREMQDRYAKLSNDLVERERTSFAIVATPEPLPVYEARKTVEFLESMGAKPSIIVVNRILPAEIASRLGVLEVQSKALNELRTRVCRKPCVLVEIPMVETVPSSLEAVLNLVERSRGLVLE
- the alaS gene encoding alanine--tRNA ligase, translated to MVEVDPAEYKLEFFKEMGFVRKEGARCREAFWTLNPEFSEPQDTPCVEYWFDKVKSVSGMSVGEAREAFLSFFEKHGHTRVPPRPVVARWREDLYLTIASIVVFQPHVTSGLVPPPANPLVISQPSIRLEDIDNVGITIGRHLTSFEMAAHHAFNYPDRQVYWKEETVRLAFEFFTQVLGIPPELIVFKESWWEGGGNAGPSFEVAVGGLELATLVFMKYRVVDGRYEEIPLKIVDTGYGVERLAWFTQKTPTAFHAIYGSLVDDFRRMLGVEKPDENVMWAAFRVAGFLDPEDPESLRNYYQTVASLAGGDVETVRSILTREARLYSVLDHTKTIALMLGDGIVPSNSGEGYLARLVVRRALRQLSLLNAEVPLVDLVERQARFWMRDFPQLKENLDYILDAVSLEEERFRDVLRKARSIVERELKRKKRLGVDDLIRLYDSMGVPPEIAAEIAASRGAPVEVPHNFYSLVAARHRGPEKIRGYGFDETGLPRDVEEWARRFGETRRVFHEDPYAKAWKARVLGVKGRYLVADSTIFYPTGGGQIHDTGVIRVNNQQYRIIDVQKVGDAIVHVAEREIAAEPGDEVWMEIDWERRYSIMRHHTVTHVLIAAARRVLGRHAWQAGAEKTEEKGRLDITHHRPLTRDDIEKLENVVNQVIRERRRVWEDMVDKNEAEEKYGFTIYQGGVPMEKRLRLVFVEDWDVEACFGTHVRNTGEIGGFKIISYSRIQDGVVRLEYVAGDRVAIYARELEERLARIGDAVKAPRGQEEARVKGLIASLEQAREDLKRYRDYWVKTIEEAYISRARRVNGVKVLAVESLEKDRRTVQEILRKLTSRHEDLIAALVVENEGNTQVEIAAGPKAAEKVDLGALVKIVIKKVGGRGGGRGSYASLRVEGRLSADKVEELLADALENVL